From a single Lolium rigidum isolate FL_2022 chromosome 7, APGP_CSIRO_Lrig_0.1, whole genome shotgun sequence genomic region:
- the LOC124674746 gene encoding probable polyol transporter 4, translating into MGLLGAEPPGPNGGRLPGFLGRQNKYVRMDDGVVPPPEEHEGGEAVRAGRSRSSTRYVFACSVFASLNSVLLGYDVGVMSGCILFIQRDLHITEVQQEVLVGCLSFVSLLGSLAGGRTSDAVGRKRTIGLAAVVFQAGAVVMTLAPSFRVLMAGRLLAGVGIGFGVMIAPVYIAEISPAVSRGSFTSFPEIFINLGILLGYISNYVFSGLPDHVNWRVMLAVGIVPSVSIVFALLVIPESPRWLVVQGRAAEARAVLLRVTDSEEEADERLAEIEAAAAGAASSGETVWRELSRPSPTIRRMLVTGLGIQCFQQITGIDALVYYSPTIFRDAGVTTESQLLLATVAVGFFKTAFIALAIVLIDRVGRKPLLYVSTVGMTVCLVLLAATLWLLAHGAVPKALGVAIAVVAVCGDVAFFSVGIGPVCWVTSSEIFPLRLRSQAAALGAAVNRVTSGAVAMSFLSVSRALSVAGAFTVFAAISALSVVFVHMFVPETKGKTLEEIELLFGDGDAEGERRGEVELGDAEHLVRKG; encoded by the exons ATGGGGCTCCTGGGCGCGGAGCCGCCGGGTCCCAACGGCGGCAGGTTGCCGGGATTCCTGGGCCGGCAGAACAAGTATGTGCGCATGGACGACGGCGTCGTGCCTCCGCCGGAGGAGCACGAGGGCGGCGAGGCCGTTCGTGCCGGCCGGAGCCGCAGCAGCACGAGATACGTGTTCGCCTGTTCCGTCTTCGCCTCCCTCAACTCCGTGCTCCTCGGCTACG ATGTTGGAGTAATGAGTGGGTGCATTTTGTTCATCCAGAGGGACCTGCACATCACCGAGGTGCAGCAggaggtgctcgtcggctgcCTCAGCTTCGTGTCCCTCCTCGGCAGCCTCGCCGGCGGCCGCACCTCCGACGCCGTCGGCCGCAAGCGCACCATCGgcctcgccgccgtcgtcttccagGCGGGCGCCGTGGTCATGACCCTCGCGCCCTCCTTCCGCGTCCTCATGGCCGGCAGGCTGCTCGCCGGGGTCGGCATCGGCTTCGGCGTCATGATCGCGCCCGTCTACATCGCGGAGATCTCCCCCGCCGTGTCCCGCGGCTCCTTCACCTCCTTCCCGGAGATCTTCATCAACCTCGGGATCCTCCTGGGGTACATCTCCAACTACGTCTTCTCGGGCCTGCCCGACCATGTTAACTGGCGCGTCATGCTCGCCGTGGGCATCGTCCCGTCCGTGTCCATCGTCTTCGCGCTCCTCGTGATCCCGGAGTCGCCGCGGTGGCTAGTCGTGCAGGGCAGGGCCGCCGAGGCGCGCGCGGTGCTTCTCAGGGTGACCGacagcgaggaggaggccgacgagaGGCTGGCAGAGATCGAGGCGGCCGCGGCCGGCGCGGCGAGCTCCGGCGAGACGGTGTGGCGGGAGCTCTCGAGGCCGTCGCCGACGATCCGCCGCATGCTCGTCACCGGGCTGGGCATCCAGTGCTTCCAGCAGATCACCGGCATCGACGCGCTGGTGTACTACAGCCCGACCATCTTCCGGGACGCGGGCGTCACCACCGAGAGCCAGCTCCTTCTGGCCACGGTCGCCGTCGGGTTCTTCAAGACGGCGTTCATCGCGCTCGCCATCGTGCTCATCGACCGCGTCGGCCGGAAGCCGCTGCTGTACGTGAGCACGGTCGGCATGACCGTCTGCCTGGTGCTCCTGGCGGCCACGCTCTGGCTGCTCGCGCACGGGGCCGTGCCCAAGGCCCTCGGCGTTGCCATCGCCGTCGTGGCGGTGTGCGGCGACGTGGCCTTCTTCTCTGTGGGGATAGGACCAGTGTGCTGGGTGACTAGCTCGGAGATCTTCCCGCTCCGGTTGCGGTCGCAGGCTGCGGCGCTCGGCGCAGCGGTGAACCGTGTGACCAGCGGAGCCGTGGCCATGTCGTTCCTGTCCGTGAGCCGCGCTTTGTCCGTCGCGGGCGCGTTCACCGTGTTCGCCGCCATCTCGGCGCTGTCCGTGGTGTTCGTGCACATGTTCGTGCCGGAGACGAAGGGCAAGACACTGGAGGAGATTGAGCTACTCTTTGGCGACGGTGATGCCGAGGGGGAGAGACGGGGCGAAGTGGAGCTCGGGGATGCAGAACATCTCGTGCGGAAAGGTTGA
- the LOC124674748 gene encoding probable N-acetylglucosaminyl-phosphatidylinositol de-N-acetylase isoform X2, with amino-acid sequence MAWIWMVPAAGAVVLWAVSLRRILSSPAPYCLPPSPRFMPPLRGDKRSRNVLLVLAHPDDESMFFTPTILFLKSKGHNVHILCMSLGNADGLGNIRKEELYKACATLKIPAEQVEVLDHQKLQDGFQEKWDHGLLAELTMEQIQLWDIDTIVTFDSCGVSDHPNHRDVHHGIRKLLHENQQGNIEAWELVSPSRTFEAMAAHRSQWVWFRRLFVRFSSYTYINMLQKI; translated from the exons ATGGCCTGGATCTGGATGGTCCCGgcggccggcgccgtcgtcctcTGGGCGGTTTCCCTCAGGCGGATCCTCTCCTCCCCGGCACCGTACTGCCTGCCTCCGAGCCCTCGCTTCATGCCCCCTCTACGCGGCGACAAGAGAAGCAGGAACGTGCTCCTGGTGCTCGCCCACCCCGACGACGAGTCCAT GTTTTTCACTCCAACTATACTTTTCCTCAAGTCGAAAGGTCACAACGTTCACATTTTGTGCATGTCCCTGG GTAATGCTGATGGTCTTGGAAATATTCGTAAAGAAGAACTATACAAAGCCTGTGCTACTCTCAAG ATTCCAGCTGAGCAAGTTGAAGTCTTGGACCATCAAAAGCTACAG GATGGATTTCAAGAGAAGTGGGATCATGGACTGTTAGCAGAACTTACCATGGAGCAGATCCAACTATGGGATATCGACACT ATCGTGACCTTTGATTCCTGTGGAGTATCAGATCATCCGAATCACCGCGACGTTCATCATGGCATAAG AAAGCTTCTTCATGAGAACCAGCAAGGAAACATTGAAGCATGGGAACTTGTAAG CCCATCCCGGACCTTTGAGGCAATGGCTGCACACAGAAGTCAGTGGGTTTG GTTCAGGAGATTGTTCGTCAGGTTCTCGAGTTACACATACATAAACATGCTTCAGAAAATTTAG
- the LOC124674748 gene encoding probable N-acetylglucosaminyl-phosphatidylinositol de-N-acetylase isoform X1 has protein sequence MAWIWMVPAAGAVVLWAVSLRRILSSPAPYCLPPSPRFMPPLRGDKRSRNVLLVLAHPDDESMFFTPTILFLKSKGHNVHILCMSLGNADGLGNIRKEELYKACATLKIPAEQVEVLDHQKLQDGFQEKWDHGLLAELTMEQIQLWDIDTIVTFDSCGVSDHPNHRDVHHGIRKLLHENQQGNIEAWELVSLNMFRKYSGPVDIWLSSLISSSSKQPVCCVVNCSPSRTFEAMAAHRSQWVWFRRLFVRFSSYTYINMLQKI, from the exons ATGGCCTGGATCTGGATGGTCCCGgcggccggcgccgtcgtcctcTGGGCGGTTTCCCTCAGGCGGATCCTCTCCTCCCCGGCACCGTACTGCCTGCCTCCGAGCCCTCGCTTCATGCCCCCTCTACGCGGCGACAAGAGAAGCAGGAACGTGCTCCTGGTGCTCGCCCACCCCGACGACGAGTCCAT GTTTTTCACTCCAACTATACTTTTCCTCAAGTCGAAAGGTCACAACGTTCACATTTTGTGCATGTCCCTGG GTAATGCTGATGGTCTTGGAAATATTCGTAAAGAAGAACTATACAAAGCCTGTGCTACTCTCAAG ATTCCAGCTGAGCAAGTTGAAGTCTTGGACCATCAAAAGCTACAG GATGGATTTCAAGAGAAGTGGGATCATGGACTGTTAGCAGAACTTACCATGGAGCAGATCCAACTATGGGATATCGACACT ATCGTGACCTTTGATTCCTGTGGAGTATCAGATCATCCGAATCACCGCGACGTTCATCATGGCATAAG AAAGCTTCTTCATGAGAACCAGCAAGGAAACATTGAAGCATGGGAACTT GTAAGCCTGAATATGTTCCGCAAGTATAGTGGTCCAGTTGACATCTGGCTATCTTCTTTGATTTCCTCAAGCTCGAAACAACCAGTGTGTTGTGTCGTTAACTGTAGCCCATCCCGGACCTTTGAGGCAATGGCTGCACACAGAAGTCAGTGGGTTTG GTTCAGGAGATTGTTCGTCAGGTTCTCGAGTTACACATACATAAACATGCTTCAGAAAATTTAG